DNA from Strix aluco isolate bStrAlu1 chromosome 2, bStrAlu1.hap1, whole genome shotgun sequence:
ACCTAAGGAGTAAAACTTGAGTGAGGaggtatttctttttatttgattagttcacagtttctctttcctttattagtttttaaattaaatattttaattaaatcatcCGTTTGACACAGTTGCTTTTCCAGTTAGGAGACAGTAAGAGCCTACTCCACTTTAGTAGGTCCTTCAAGGAAACTTCCAGCAGAAGAATGAGGAGGGacatatttaatgtttttaaaagcaggcaGTAAGCAGAGATTAAGGCTTTCAGGCTCTTGCAAAGTATCTTGAGGACACAGTatagccattttttttcctttttaagtcaTCATTAAGTGATTCCTCAAAGACCTAACTAAATTGCTGGGTAACAGAAGTGGATTTTACTAAAAAAACATTGGTTATTGTGGCAGGCTTTATGGATGGAGAATTActttaattattagtattttaCTTACATAATTTGATTATAATCCCTGATGTAGCTTTCAAGATATTTCaagttatttaaatatgaaatcCTTGAGTAGAAAAGCAAttctttgattttccttttataaGTGGCTCAGTTTTTCATCCCAAAATTCAAGCCAGAACTGGGAGTTTAAACCCTGTGATTACTAAGTGATTATGGAGTCACTACGAGAAATCATGCCTGTTTTACCATGGCTCTGAGTGCAATGCCACTGTCGTAGCAAGTTCTTCCTTTGCACTAAACATACCATGAACATTTCATTACTGTTTGCTTTTACCTTATCACTCGTAGGCCCATTCTGGGAGAACAAAACCGAGCGAGCTTTATTTAGAGGTCGAGACAGCCGAGAAGAACGTCTCCATCTTGTCAAGTTATCCAAGGAAAATCCAGAACTACTAGATGCTGGAATAACAGGATATttcttcttcagagaaaaagaaaaagagctgggAAAGGTTCAGCTGATGGGCTTCTTTGACTTCTTTAAGGTAGCAAGCAAATTACAGTCTGGGATTAATTTTGCTGTCAAGTTCTTACCAACTGAAAAGACAGAGCTTACTTTTGCTAATTCCATTCAGTAAACAAAACAATTATGCTGCATTGGGAACACTGGTCCAGGTGGGGTAGACAGACCATCTGTAATCAAAGTCATAGTGTGACACTCTTCTAAAGAAAGCCACTATAATTTTTTCATGGAGACCCTTAGAGAGAGTtcttagtgatttttttgtttttaaatagattgAGAAATTTGATTTCTCACCATCAGGGTTTCTTTTATTTGggataaatatgaaaaaaatggacACAACTTGTGTCCATTGCAAGTACGTTACGGATGTCAGAAGGAGTCCTTGTAGTAACAAGTTAGAAAAATAGACGGGTGTTTTTGTTGCGCTCTAACACACAAATTTCACTGCCACAGAGATACAAAAAGTAAAGGGATAGAATCCTGTAAAAAGCAATTACAATATATGACAATTGAAGTTCTGTTCCAGAAATTAATATATCAGAAATGCTGTAACAGCCAAGAGCATCTGCCAGAGCAGTACATTCATGATTACTTTTAGTATAGtttcagattattttatataatatatgtTTCAGATTATTctacataataataatataattttaagtCAGAATAAATTTACACTTTTTGAATGTAAGTATAGATtagttttatttccttcccagCTCTACCCCTTCCTCTGTCCCAGGACACTTTAATAGAATATCTGTCAGCCAGTTCATGTGACACGAAGGTTCTTGACTGTCAATCTGGGgttgaaaacaaatcttttttccATTATGTTATCCAGAACACCATGAAACTACACCTGCTTAACACTAGAAAAAGGTTTGAGGATGAGAGTTGATAAACACAATTACATCTTGCCtatgaaaataatcttttatacAGTTAGTATTCCTGTTGCAATTCAAAACATCTTATCTTTTTTTCCACTATCTTCATATTGTAGTACAAATACCAAGTGAACGTAGATGGGACTGTAGCAGCTTACAGGTTTCCATACCTCTTGTTGGGTGACAGCCTAGTATTGAAGCAAGATTCCCAGTACTATGAACACTTCTATATTGGATTAAAACCTTGGAAACATTATGTTCCAGTTAAGAGAAACTTAGACGACTTgctagagaaaataaaatgggctAAGGTAAGTTCCGTTACTAATTCAAGTTCAAAGTGataaacaaacatttaaacaatttATCTTAATACTCTCTTCTTTTTGTATTTCCACATACATATTTTGCATGAACTCTATTGAGATCCTGGGATAAAGGAAGTACATTTTGTTGTCAGTGTAAGATGGGAGGCCTTAATTCAAGTAACCATCTCTATTCAAGGAAATACTTAAGAATGCATTTTAGGTATGTGCAGGAGTGTTTCATGAGTCAGAGCCTTAGAATACTGACTAATGCAGgtaattttcaaagaaacacaCAGATTCCTAGATACTGGTTCATAGATTCTATTGGTTTTTTTAGGTCCTGACTAGAACAGAAGTCATTACATGTTCTGTTTGAATGTACAAAAAATTGCTGCTCTGTAACATGCTCAGAATGAGAGGCTGGGATTCTGTAACCAAACAAACCGATATAATTGTGTGATTGAAAACACGATTTGTGCTTTAAGTTTAGCTATTAAGTTAAAAAACATAGGAGAAGTTTCTGTTCTGGGAGTACTGTAGTTCTTCCTATAGAATCAGATGAGAATACTAAAAGCTTTGGAATATAGGCCTAAAAAACTTGACAGTAAGTACATGAATTcaagcagttatttttaaaaggaagatattGAATTGCATTGCATATCAGAGGACAACAGTTGTGGCTTTGTCTTCTGTAAAACTAAGTATGTCTGGGAGATGTCAGACCTGATTTTGAAGAGGCTTGTGGCTTGGACAAAACAGTAGAGTAGTAATCAACCGAGTTTTCAAAATTGTACGATATCCATGAAAGTTGTTATTGATAGCCCTAAGGTACCAGTTGTGACCATAAAAGCAATccagtagtttaaaaaaacctgcaatttAAAGTATGCCTTTGCAGTCTACCAGTAATTGCACATAAAGTTTCAGATTTGAATAGCCCCTTTAATATCAAACTTCTAATGCCAGCCAGGCTTTGAGTAACTCACTGATTGTCTATTATTCATTCGTTTCATCTCAATTTTCCAGGAAAATGatgaagaagcaagaaaaattgCTAAAGAAGGACAATTAATGGCAAGAGAATTACTTCAGCCTCACAGGCTTTACTGCTACTATTATAAAGTGCTCCAGGTTAGTACAATGGATCACTTTATTACTTTCCCCCAACTGCTACTGCTATCAATGCTACAAATTTCATATTCAGTCCTTACTTATATCAGTAGCAGACACAGTTCATATTATTCACAGATCAGTGTGAAGAGCTTTGCTAAAActtacttcattaaagaggcaACCTGACATAATAGttgttttacagaatcacagattatttttttttttgcctccatCCACACAGTCAGACCTGTTTTCAGTGTCACTTGGTATGTGGTTTCTAATAGACGTAGGAGATAATCTGTACacagctttcttcctttttcccttcttactTATCCCATCATGAGCTACTCCGCTGTATTACAAAACAGTGAATACATGGAAAAGAAATTCCGGCAGTATGGCTAGTAGAGTGATAAGGGGTGAAGCAGGCCAAACAGTAATTGCTTCCCTAGGAGATGCAAATCTCTAGTGAAAGAAGCTTCTGTTCTCTGAAAGtactaatttctttttccttttttgctgtgCAGAGTTAGATCTCAGCTTCAGCAGCCACAGGTTGACACAACGTTTGGAACTGTTCAGTGTACAAAAATGACAGCATTATCTGCATGAAGTGGTTAGAGGCACAAATAATGACAGTATTCAAATTACCATTAATAACAGGACAGGGGAAAACATTAAAGGAGGTTTTCAGAGGCAGTGTAGTCCATTAGTAAGTGTGTTATAAAGGCACCTTGTAAACAGGTTGTAAACAATGACATAAGGAGCCTGGAAAAAGGCAAGCTTCTGagtggaagggaggaggaaaattCTGTTTCATGAATTACACGTTCATGCTTATAGCATTCTTAAATGTTGTttacatatttcagaaatatgcCAAACGGCAAGCCAGCAAACCTGAAATACGGGATGGAATGGAACTTGTACCTCAGCCTGATGACAGAGACTCAGTATGCAGTTGCCACAGGAAAAAGCCTTTAAGGGAAGATCTATAACTGTACCGGATGGAGAAAATCACCCACTTACAATGCAAGATTTTAAGCAGGAATTAAGCTGTGAAATCTAAGACACTTATGCACTAGCAAACATTCTTAGTTACGTATTTTTCTTGTATTCAGATACCCTTTTCCACTGACTCTGCTCTACAATTTTGTTCCCATAATTTTGTCTCCATGACCACCACCAGACAGATACTGAGCCTTTAATGGCGAGCGTCTAGGGGATTTGTTTGATCTTCTGCATCATCAGGAAGAAGAGTGCAGTGCTGCTCGTGTTCCAGTTGGGACCTAGTTACCAAAGTTTTATGAGGAACCAGTCATCCACAAAAGATCTTCCATGAGTCAGTGCAAGTTACTCTGAAGGAGCATTTGCAACATGCTAAAACAGTGTTATGATTTCTTCATAAAGTTTACCTCAGTGTTAGATTGCTTCTTGTATACAAAACAATTTTCTAACTATACAAAATGAATATTTGAGATTTACAGATATCAAATCTGGTGTTGCTTTGAGATTATTTTGCAGTCTATGACAGAGAACATGATAAAATATCaatttcagaggaaaatggagaggaggaggagagatcagaataatatttttataaacaccATGGTTGTGAATCACGAAAATTACGTGCTGCTTTAAAGCAGACTGTGTAGCTATCACAGTCACAGTACTTTGAGTGCCAAGACACCACTCTGAAGACCTGTTCCCTGCCAGTGACCATGTTTGTGAATATAGGTGTGGATCTACAAAAGGATTTAGGAACTTCAGGTGAGGCCAGGTGAAATACTGGTATCTTAGTTCAACAATAGTCTACCATATTCTTGGCTGCTTGAGTATTCACACATGTGAAATTTGATAGTAGAGTTT
Protein-coding regions in this window:
- the POGLUT3 gene encoding protein O-glucosyltransferase 3 isoform X2 — translated: MRYRMYGSVRKGLKIEILYGDQHVAQSPYILKGPVYHEYCDCPEEDPEIWQNVMSCPSQEPQITKDFISFPTIDLQRMLKEIPTKFSQTRGAIVHYSILNNHIYRRSLGKYTDFKMFSDEMFLSLARKVRLPDVEFYLNVGDWPVEYRKANDTPGPIPVISWCGSVDSRDIVLPTYDVTHSTLETLRGVTNDLLSIQGNTGPFWENKTERALFRGRDSREERLHLVKLSKENPELLDAGITGYFFFREKEKELGKVQLMGFFDFFKYKYQVNVDGTVAAYRFPYLLLGDSLVLKQDSQYYEHFYIGLKPWKHYVPVKRNLDDLLEKIKWAKENDEEARKIAKEGQLMARELLQPHRLYCYYYKVLQKYAKRQASKPEIRDGMELVPQPDDRDSVCSCHRKKPLREDL